In one window of candidate division KSB1 bacterium DNA:
- a CDS encoding sigma-54-dependent Fis family transcriptional regulator: MKPNQIQEFNNSSKPDIYFWIKDEKDNENFTLVNTFKSIPSIGVICTKDSKAKRDWSLISGIDDFIFTPLRKTEIIYRVMRFIGSVNSEEREVAKKNILQKVGISRLIGQDPVFLDRISKIPKVADCDVTILLAGETGVGKEVCARAIHYLSKRSDKPFIPVNCGAIPTNLIENELFGHKKGAFTDAQSNQYGLIAEASGGTLFLDEIDSLSLDSQSKILRLLQDKIYRPLGQSKDIKANIRVIGATNADLKQQIKKNLFREDLFYRFTITLKLPALRERASDIPLLANSFLKKYLKEFDREHKSLSPSALQKLMIYHWPGNIRELENIIQQAILLNPGSVITPHNIHIQDPSTNITNDELSFSKAKRMALEQFEKDYLTRLLISYNGNVSRAANKAQKDRGDFSKLMKKFNLNRKAFLKHQS; this comes from the coding sequence GTGAAGCCAAACCAAATACAGGAATTTAACAATAGTAGCAAACCTGATATTTACTTTTGGATTAAAGATGAGAAGGATAATGAAAATTTTACATTAGTTAACACATTTAAATCTATTCCAAGTATAGGTGTAATTTGCACCAAAGATTCGAAAGCAAAAAGAGATTGGTCTTTAATATCAGGAATTGATGATTTTATCTTTACACCTCTTAGAAAAACTGAGATTATTTACCGCGTTATGCGTTTTATTGGTTCAGTGAACAGTGAAGAGAGAGAAGTAGCGAAGAAAAATATTCTACAAAAAGTAGGAATCTCACGGTTAATTGGCCAGGATCCAGTTTTTCTGGACAGAATATCAAAAATCCCCAAAGTTGCAGATTGTGATGTAACCATTTTGCTGGCAGGTGAAACAGGTGTGGGAAAAGAAGTGTGTGCACGAGCGATTCATTATCTCAGTAAAAGGTCTGACAAACCATTTATTCCGGTTAACTGTGGTGCAATTCCCACGAATTTAATAGAAAATGAATTATTTGGCCACAAAAAAGGAGCATTTACCGACGCCCAAAGCAATCAATATGGTCTAATTGCTGAAGCTTCTGGGGGCACATTATTTCTTGATGAAATCGATAGCCTTTCGCTGGATTCCCAGAGTAAAATCCTTCGATTACTTCAGGATAAGATCTATCGACCGCTTGGCCAATCGAAAGATATCAAAGCCAATATCAGGGTGATCGGAGCAACAAATGCAGATCTAAAACAGCAGATTAAAAAAAACTTGTTTCGTGAGGATCTATTTTACCGTTTTACAATTACCTTAAAATTACCAGCATTGCGAGAAAGAGCAAGTGACATCCCCTTATTAGCTAATTCTTTTTTAAAAAAATATCTTAAGGAATTCGACCGGGAACATAAATCACTTTCCCCGTCAGCCTTACAAAAGCTTATGATTTATCATTGGCCTGGAAATATTCGGGAACTCGAGAACATCATTCAACAAGCGATTCTACTCAATCCAGGCTCTGTCATTACACCTCACAATATTCACATCCAAGATCCATCCACAAATATAACTAATGACGAACTATCATTTAGTAAAGCTAAGAGGATGGCGTTAGAACAATTTGAGAAGGATTATTTAACACGTTTGCTTATTTCTTATAACGGAAACGTATCCCGTGCCGCTAATAAAGCGCAGAAAGACCGAGGGGATTTTAGTAAATTAATGAAAAAATTTAACCTTAACCGAAAGGCCTTCCTGAAACATCAATCTTGA